In a single window of the Patescibacteria group bacterium genome:
- a CDS encoding trp operon repressor — translation MTQVSKYPITDNVYQRILDIFFKSLVEIKTGDEAKQFIKDFLSPAEQIMLSKRLAIAFLLEKKYEFRQISRILRVSLTTVAKVSMMRKYGGEGYQKIINKILKEEQVKDFLAKVGESLTEVVSKGKGSATWRYLNQELKTKRQSKPF, via the coding sequence ATGACACAAGTCTCTAAATATCCGATTACGGACAATGTTTACCAAAGAATTTTAGACATCTTTTTTAAGAGCCTGGTTGAGATTAAAACCGGTGACGAAGCCAAGCAGTTTATCAAAGATTTTCTTTCCCCGGCCGAACAGATTATGCTTTCCAAAAGACTGGCGATTGCCTTCCTTCTGGAAAAGAAATATGAATTTAGACAAATCAGTAGGATTTTACGCGTGAGTCTAACGACCGTTGCCAAGGTAAGCATGATGAGAAAATACGGCGGAGAGGGTTATCAAAAAATTATTAATAAAATCCTAAAAGAAGAACAAGTCAAAGATTTTCTGGCAAAAGTCGGAGAGTCGTTAACGGAAGTCGTGAGTAAAGGAAAGGGAAGTGCGACCTGGCGCTATTTAAATCAGGAGCTTAAAACCAAACGCCAGTCAAAACCCTTCTAG